CGTATGTTTTGACAAAATAGATCATATGATATCCTTAGGAGTGCAGTGGCATTTGGGAAAATCTCACTGTATTGGCTCATGAATCTCTAGTGACCCCTTTTAATATTCTCACTTCTCATATAAACCCCATTACTTGTGCAAATTAACTTCCCAAACCCAAAAGTGTTTTATTTAGTGAATCAAAAGCTATAAAAGGTGATGTGATTATCTTTCGTAGGGTAAATATGTCTTTGTTAATCCTCTCtaacctttttagtttttatttagtaGCTATCCATCAAGATGATTAAAAATCTCACCGTCTTACTCAATACAATTTGCTGAGTCCAAGGCTAATTCCGGATTCATCCAACCGCGAAAACATAACCTCTTTGTCAATCAAAACCTGAAGATGCGATGTGATTTTCACAAAGGAGACCCACAGAAGCGGTGCACAACAAAAGGCACACCCGAAAACCGACAATGCTCTGACAATGCCATCAGGATAAGAGGGAAAAGCCATCACGAGGAGCGTCCCCAAAATGCCAAGCCACGGTGTTAAGACAGGGAGCATTGGAAGCAAGAAGGCGTTGATGGGTATGGTAGAGAGAGCAAAGGAGCCGGTTAAGTAGAGCGACCAACCGATGAGCGGGTGTATCGTTTTTGGGATGATGAAGAATGGTATAATGTAGGCTGAGAGGATCAAGAGCAGTGCAACCAACTTGAAAGTTGTCTGGATCATGCCTAGATTCTTATCAGAACGTTGGTTACATAGCTTGGTCAAGCTGGGACGCACTAGACGCGTGACTAGTATGGTACCTAAGTAAAACACTGCTTGAATTAGAACCCAAGGCATCTCTGCGGAGTAACTGCAATGACAACTAAGGATTAGTGCACACCATACTTATCCCAAAAACGAGAGCATGTATCTAATGGGATTGAGACAgtagttgtaagttgtaagttTTAATTAGTCTCGGTTTTGGGCTGTAATAAATTCAAACGTACCTTATGGTGTAGCGGCGTTGGTGGTGCCATGAAAGGCCTAAAGGAAGAACAGGCCATGAACACCAATACCATGGCTTCAACCAAACTGCTCCTGGAAACGTGATCACACTGTTCGGTCCGCACGGTACGTTCCATCTGAGTTTAAGGTCTGATCAAGAGAATGACATGCATACACAGAAAGATTAACAAAAACGTTTTAGATATTTGGAGTTACTGAAAAGGGAGAGTAGTAGCCACTTACAGTAGTAAGATGCGTCCATTTGATATCCCAAAGGAAGCCTAAAATGTCCGGTAAGAGCATTGGTGTGGTTATCTAGAGGAGGACGAAAAAGAGGCTGGTCGAGTAAATCGGAGAAGTAGCTGACAAGAAACCCTTGGTCAGCTCCATCAGGGTTATCTCTCTTTACTTCAAGCTCATGAATCATGTCTCTAAAGACCTCCATTGACGGCTGCAACACGAAGAGGCCAGTGTGGAAGATGCAAGGGTTAATGAAGACAGCACAGAATTGGCCGCAATGGAAGAGCTCGTCCGTGTTCTTGAGGAAGAGATTGTCGACGTCAAGCATAACGACACGGCCATAATCAGAGAGAGACCAAGCATAGAGCTTGTTTAGACTAAGCTTGAATCTGTTGTCGACGTTAGTTTGTTTCTTGTATGGATTCTCAAGATTCTCTACTCTCACTACTTTAGCTCCGTCATCTTCTTCCCTACATATCCCATTAGTGTGAAATTATACTACTAATATAATCAACAGTTTCTTGCATTATTGTAtaaatgcaacaacaaaaaaaagaaaacattatatatatttcttaccAATTCCAGAAaagggaaaccaaaaaaaaaaagttgtgaaaaGGTCTGAgactttttaatttctataataAGGCATTTGACAGCTATGCCATTTATTCCTTTTAACAATATTATCTTTTCTAAtctctttaaaataaaatgaacaaGCAATTAAATACTCACTTTCCCCACtcactaacaaaagaaaaacaccaaACTTCCACCTAAACCCATGTCTAGGTAATAAGGTTTGAATATGAGATAAGGGTGATATGAAATTGAATACAGAAATATTAATTAACAACactgacaaaaataaataaaaaataaaccattttAAATGTAAGCTGAAATTTTCTAtcaacaatagaaaaaaaagacaagaaatttaaaaaaggTCGTGGAAACGAAACTGCGACGAAGACTGTATTTGTTCagacattttcaaatttttataacattttagttttttattttttaactcaAAGCTTCCTAAGCATATTCTTAATATTCTGATGTCCCTGTTGCTtctaatctaaaaattatagTAAACTATATTGAATATTGTTTTCATGCTGTTTCCCGCATTACTGGTCTGGTCTCTTCCATGTtctcctatatatatttttgtttaaatgaaaacaaatattatgaaatatgtttagtttatatgagcttgtaaaaaaaatattctagaaaatattgttttagctttgattaaaagaagaaaccaagattatatttttatttctctgaCCAACTAAAATGGTAGCGTGTTGGAGTggagatgaaaaaaagaagaagaagaaaaagaggaagaagatgaggaggcACACTTACATAGCGTGAATCCAGTCGAGAGGGACGTCGAGGGAGGCGATGACGACGATATCAGCGTCCACGTGAAGACCCTTAAGCGATCTGATCAAGACACGTGCCGCAACGTAGAACTCATAGTCTCTTGGTGTTCCCATGTACATCATCGTCGCGTAAGCGTTCTTGTGCTCCGGCCGCGGCCTCGTCTTTAACCCTCGCTCCATCACCGCGGTCATCGCGTTTGCGTTTTCTGTTTCGAGCGGCTGAAAAAGCTGGTTTTTATCGTTAAACGCTGCCGTTTCGATGATTAAAAGTGACAGAATTACAACACAACAAGAGAAGAACAGCATAGTTCTTTGCAAACACATGCTTAATGTTGTCATCTCTACTCTACACAACATATAAGTGACTTCAAGAACTGGGTtttgtttcaaagttttaagattattttatcctattatattaattgagaaataaaaataagaaattaatc
The sequence above is a segment of the Camelina sativa cultivar DH55 chromosome 10, Cs, whole genome shotgun sequence genome. Coding sequences within it:
- the LOC104718707 gene encoding putative glucuronosyltransferase PGSIP7, which produces MLCRVEMTTLSMCLQRTMLFFSCCVVILSLLIIETAAFNDKNQLFQPLETENANAMTAVMERGLKTRPRPEHKNAYATMMYMGTPRDYEFYVAARVLIRSLKGLHVDADIVVIASLDVPLDWIHAMEEDDGAKVVRVENLENPYKKQTNVDNRFKLSLNKLYAWSLSDYGRVVMLDVDNLFLKNTDELFHCGQFCAVFINPCIFHTGLFVLQPSMEVFRDMIHELEVKRDNPDGADQGFLVSYFSDLLDQPLFRPPLDNHTNALTGHFRLPLGYQMDASYYYLKLRWNVPCGPNSVITFPGAVWLKPWYWCSWPVLPLGLSWHHQRRYTISYSAEMPWVLIQAVFYLGTILVTRLVRPSLTKLCNQRSDKNLGMIQTTFKLVALLLILSAYIIPFFIIPKTIHPLIGWSLYLTGSFALSTIPINAFLLPMLPVLTPWLGILGTLLVMAFPSYPDGIVRALSVFGCAFCCAPLLWVSFVKITSHLQVLIDKEVMFSRLDESGISLGLSKLY